AGAAACGCGAAAAGGTGCGGTCCGAATTGGAATCTCGGCACCACCAGAAGTTCCCATTTCCCGCCCAGAATGTGCGAAACAAACCGTGACACAGGAAACGGCACTACACGATGGCACAAGAGAGAATTCGCAATTCTCACTTTCCTTTTGCGGAACGATTTCCTAAGAATGCTCGGTGATACATTTCAAACGAAGGAGAGTCACTATAGGCTTTCCTTCGTTTGTCTTTTACTGTTTTCTATTTGGAATCACATTCCAAACTCTTTTGCATCGCGACCTGATCCGAATGGCACTTTTTACTTCCACGTTAGTTAATTATCTTCTGTTCGAACTCTAACACCAAAGAGTGTTAATAAAAGGGTAATGTATCTAAAGGTTGCATCCTAATCCTCTTGCGACAAATGTGGAAATGCAGCTTTAATGTGCTCAGGGATAGGCTCGCCTTCTAAATGGTTAGTAATATCGGCTAATTCTGTTTGGTAGTTTTTTAAACGAAAAAAGAAATCTGTAATTTGTTCATTTACTTTGTGTGGTGCAAATTCAATTCTTGAAATTGCATCGATGTTATCTTCTGAATGGGATCCATGTAAAAGAAGGTTTTCATTAAATTCTTGCTGTTGCTCAGGTACTAATTTACCTTCATAGGCAGAGTGAATTAATTCTTCGAGATTTTTTCGAACATTGAGATCTTGTTGAAAATAAAACTCCATAGTAAACCTATATCTAGGGATGGAAAAAAAGAATCAGGTTCAATCCTGTTCGGCACGAACATGATTGACTTGCAAAGCCGCTGCACTCTAAAGCTACCCAGCTCGGATTCTGGCGCAGCACTCGCTAGATGAAGAAAAATATACCCCCGGCTGGGCTCGAACCAGCAACCTCTGGCTTCGGAAGCCAGCACTCTATCCAATTGAGCTACGGGGGCCTGAGAAGTTGAGCAACTGCTTGAAAAAGCCCTGTTTTCAGCCACTGCTGCTCTGATCCTGTCATTTGAATCAGGCTCTATGAACTGATTTACCGTTCATCAGGCGATCTCACAAGTATCAGCTCTCAAATTTTGATACTGAGTTGAAAGACTGCCCTGTCCGAGGCTTGTAATATTAAGAGATCTTCATAATAAATAGGCAGAATCTTAACATTTATCAATTCAAATGAACACCAAAGCGTACTCTCATTCCTCAACACAAAATGCTGGGGTTCTGAGTCAACACGACAGGGTCCCTGAATATTATGTTTGAAATGTCGACCACCCTCATTGGAGGTTTGGGAATTTTTCTCCTCGGGATGAAATACATGTCCCAGGGGCTGCAGTCCATTGCAGGAGCCAGTCTGAGAAGACTGATTGGCGCGGTGACCAATAACCGTCTTCTGGCCACCATTGTCGGATTTCTGGTGACGGTTCTGGTGCAGTCCAGTTCAGTCACGACGGTGATGACTGTCGGCTTTGTGAACAGCGGGCTGATGTCGTTGACGCAGGCGATCGGAGTGATCATGGGCGCCAATGTCGGGACGACTGTGACAGGCTGGATTCTGGTTCTGAAAATTGGCAAATACGGTCTCCCGATGCTGGGTGTCGCCGCATTTGTGTATCTCTTTACCAAACACGAAAAAGTGCGCTATACGGCTCTGGCAGTGATGGGCGTTGGGATGGTTTTCTTTGGTTTACAACTGATGAAAGAAGCCTGCAAATTCTTAAAAGACATGCCCGAATTTCAAGACTGGTTTCTTCACTTTACGGCGAATACCTATGTGGGGCTTTATCAGTGTATGCTGGTTGGCTGTATTTTGACGATTCTGGTGCAGTCCTCATCCGCCACGCTGGGCATTACGATTTCACTCGCGGCGACAGGCCTCATTCCTTTTGAAACGGCAGCTGCGCTGGTGCTGGGAGAAAACATTGGCACCACAGTCACCGCATTACTCGCCTCATTGGGTACGACCACAAATGCTCGCCGTGCCGCCTATTTTCATGTCCTGTTCAATATCAGCGGGGTGATTTGGATTTCGACAATCTTTTTCTGGTATGTCAAATTTATTCCCTGGCTGATTGATGCAGATGTTACAAAGGCCGTCATGGTCAATGGTCAGGCGAGTTATCCCGGTAGTGTCAAGGCGATTGCCGCCACTCATTCGGTATTTAATATTTTGAATACACTCGTATTTCTCCCCTTTGCGGGAAAGATCGCAAAGCTACTGACGCGCATTGTTAAAGATCAGCCTGAGGAAATTTCACACCTGACCAGCCTTGATATTCGCATTCTTGAAACCCCGGTTCTGGCCATTGAGCAGTCTCGTGGCGAAGTGATTAAAATGGGTGAAATCTGTGACGAAATGGCTCAAATTCTTAACCGGATTCTCTCACGAGAAAAGCCAGATCCGGAAGAAGTTGAGAAGCTCTTTCAAGATGAAAAAGAGCTGGACCGCATGCAGGATGAAATCACGCATTATATTACCCATCTCTTGTCGATGGATCTGCCACAGGAGATCATTTCAAATGGGCGCTGTCAGTTAAGAATGGCAGATGAGTATGAATCGATCAGCGATTACCTGGAGCGTATCGCGAAATTCAGGCTGAAACTGAATAAGCAGGGTAGGGTATTTGACCAGGCGCATAACGATTCGCTGCTCGATTTGCTCAACATGGTCGAGAAACAGCTGACGCATGTCACGAAGGCATACATCGAAGACAATGCTGATGTCGTGGCAGCGACTGTTCAATCCGGCGAAGAAATTAAACGCAAAGTCAAAACGTTGCAGCGAGAACATCTAGATTATTTGTCGGCGGAAAAAGTCGACCCCTACATCAATGTCTCTTACACATCAACTCTGAATGCATTGCGACGTGTGCGAGACCATGTTGTGAATCTGGCTGAAGCGATGGCTGGGGAAAAATAGTAACCGTCAGTCAAGCACACAGGCAAATTCTTTCATGTTGGCATGCACGACGGGTTGCGGACAGGACCAGACGAGGAAGAACATCGCTTCACGGATTGCTCTTTCTGCCGGATGGCCTTTGACAAAACCCGCACCTTTCACAGCCGCCAGTAACGCCTGGGAGGCGCGAAGTACCAAGGAGTTGGATCGCTCGCGTATCTTTTCAGAAATTGAACCGTTCAGTGTTCCCGAATTTAAAGCACCAAACATATCGGTAAAGATTACTTCACACTCGGCATTGAATGGCTGATAGATTTCTTCCAGATCAGGGCGTTTGTCGGCTTCTGCTTTTAATTTTATAATTGTTCGCCTGGCGACGCCCAAAGCTAATGCTGAAGTCGTCAAAGAACCGGCGCCTCCCTGACCATCGGGACGCTTCATGACATTTTCTACCGGGCCGGCAATCAGATGTTCTGCAGGAATCTCCACTTCATTGAGTTTAACGGGACCTGTTTGTGACCCTGTCATCGATAACATTTCAATCGCGGGCTGAACTTCCACACCTTGCAATCCCGTACTAACCAGTCCGAGGATTTGGGTCCCATCCTCACAGACGCCACCGGTCACAATGTAGTCGGCATGGACGGCTCCCGTGACCCAGGGGACAAAGCCATCCAACAACCACCCCGTTGCTGTCTGTTTTGCAACCACTGTTGGTTTACTCAAGTGTTGTCTGGAAGTAGTGAGATGGGAAATTCCCACCGTGGCAAATTTCGCCCCGGTTGCCAATTCATTGAACACTCTGGCTTTGACATCATGATCTTCAGACCAGTTGATCCGTTGGCAAGCCGCATTAAACTGAGTTAAAACAAACGTTGTCGTTAAACAGGCCTCTGCCAAACTCGCATAGCCGTATGTCATCTCGATTGCACTGAAATCGGCTCCACCAAATTGAAGCGGGATATTCCAACCCAGGACGCCCGCTTGCTTGAGTACTTCCCACGATTCGTCGGGCCAGAGATGCTCTGTCTCGGGACGGTGCGCGTAATCTGAAACCGTCTTTAACAAAGCATCGAATTCTGCAGCAAATCGTTCTGGCTTGATTTGATTTAAGTAATCGTCCGACATCCCTTTTCTCTTCTCGTGTAAACAGGGGAACTCTTCACTCTAGTACTTTGTCAAGCTTGAAATTGCGGGTTGGAAGTGTAGTTTACGTGCTCCGTTGGCGCACTCCCATGATCTCGATCACCCCAAAATTCAAAAATGACACTCCACTCATCCTCAGTCTATAAAAAAAGCCTCATACTCGAAAGTATGAGGCTCGAATCTGTTGAGGAAGATACAAGATCTTACCCTATTTTCTCAGCCATTCAGTTACAGGTCACACAGTCGACATCGCAATCAGGTACCTGGACCAAGACCTTTTTAGCGACATGCCGACAAACCTGAACGGGAACTTCTTTCTCGACCGTCTTGGGAACACAAACAGTATAGGCCTGCTTGACCACTTTCGGCACACGCTTGCAAACCGTAACTCTCCGTGTGCAGGTCTTTTGCTGTGGCACACAAACCGTATAGTTCACTTTACGTGTTTTTTCCTCTTTGACATAAGAGCAGACTTTCACGTCACAGGTACGTGTTTCCTGCTTACAAAGCTTTACCTGATAAGTATACTCTTCAGGAACACAAGTCACTTCGCAAACTTTCACAGTACGAGTTCGTTTTTCCCGCTTACAAAGCTGAACGTGATAAGTGTATTTTTCAGGAACACAAACGGTTTCACATACTTTCACGGTACGAGTCCGCTTTTCCAACTTACAACGTTGGACTTCATAAGTATAAGGGACTTGTTCGCACTGACGTTGATACGAAGTGTACTCGACTTTCTTTTTGACAATTTTAGGTACCCAGACGCGCTGTGTGCAAACTGGAGCACATGCAGTCTGGCAACAATTGTCACAAGTTCCACAATCACCACAAGCAGGGGCAGGGCAGGCAGACTTGATCGGACGCTCTTCCCAATGCCCTTGATCTTCACAGACCATGCGGTAACTCTTCACAGGAACGCATTTCATAACAGTGCGTGTTCCCTGACACTTTTCTGTATAAGGAACTCGGACACAGTACTCTTGCTTGACATCCTTCATAACCATTTTTTGAACTTGGCGTGTACCTGTTCGTTTTTCGGTGTAAGGCACGTTCGCGTAGTAATCCTGTTTGACATCATTCCAAGTTGTCTTTTTAACCAGACGGGTTCCTGTCCGCTTTTCATAATAGGGAACGTTGACTGTATAAGTCTTTTTTGAAGTCTTCCAAACTGGCTTACAGGCAATGTATTTTTCCATACGCGTTCGGACTTCTGGAACCTGAACCGTATAAGTGTGAGTGACTTCTTTCGTTTCGGGAACCAGATCGTAAACAGTCACATCACGATGACGTGTTTCGGGATGGTACTCGGTGCACTTTACTTTGCGCATCTCGGTTACCATTTGTGGTACCATCACGGTTCGTTCGACCGTTTTGCATTGTGGTTTGCAGACGACGGTCGCACATGGATTACATCCAGTCTGACACGGTGCAGCAGACACACAACATTGCTGCGCCCGGCATTTCCCAGCCTGAGCTGCTGACGTCATCATCGTAATGGCCGTCAGAGCACATAAAAACTTAAACATTGGTTTCACTTTCCTCCCCTTTCATTGTTGCTTGTAGTTCGCGACCCAAAAAAATGACCATCTGAATTTTCTAATTCCCTTTAGTTTGGGAAAGAGTTATATGAAGCTATAGGATACCATGTTAATATAGGAATACTACGAAATATGCCAACTATATCAAAATAAGTACCAATTTTCACAATCAAACGATTAGGTAGACCTGGACACCAGCGTAATGTTAAGAAAACGAGAACTCTATGCGGCGCTATTGATAGTTTTGACGGTCGTAATTCTTGATTTTGAGGTCGTTTATGGATTGGAAGAACCAAAAATCTTTTCCAAAACCAAAATTGTGACTTCAAAAGGGGCGGAAATCAAAACTGGTACTGGCACTATTCATCAGGTTAGTCCTGGTGAAGTGCTCGTTGTTACACAAAGCAATAAAGAATGGCTGTGGATTCCACTTCTCGGGGGATGGATCAAAGAGACTGATGTCAAAGCCCCTGATGTGCTGATTCAACTTCTCGATCAATCGATTCAGGCGGCACCTACTGCAGATCGCTATCAACTGAGAGGAATCGCCTACCAGGCGCTTCAGCAATATGAAAAGGCTTTGGCAGACTTCAATGCTTCCCTCTCTTTGGAATCTGACAACGCGCATCTCTATGTTAATCGGGGAAATATCTGGCGTTTACAAAATAAGCCTGCGGAAGCACTGCAAGACCTCAATCGTGCTATCAAACTCGAACCATCCCGCGCGAACGCGTTTCATATTCGTGGACTGGTTTACTTTTACAACCAGGAAATCAAGAAAGCGATCCAGGACTTTAGTGCAGCAATTCGCATTCGACCTCAAATGATTTCTGCTTTGAATGCCAGGGGAATTGCCTACCGGGAGTTGAACCAACTGGATTCTGCACTACAGGATTTCAATCAGGCTATCAAAGCCAATAGCTTCGTATCCGAAGTATTCAGCAATCGTGCATCAGTTTGGGAGCAAAAAAAACAGTTTGAATCTGCGATCAAAGACTATAAAAGGGCGATCGAGCTTAATCCCTCGTCGGCAATCGCTCACAATGACCTCGCCTGGCTTTACGTCACTTGTGATGACTCTCGATTTCGTGACTCAACAGCAGCTGTGCTCCATTCCCAAAAAGCATGTGAATTGACAGAATTTGGAGACGCCAACCTGCTCGATACTTTAGCGACAGCTTATCTTGAAAATCAACAAACTGACAAAGCAGTGGAATTCCTCAAAAAAGCGATTGAAAAGGCTCCTGACGATCAAAAAAATATAATAAAAAAGAAGCTCGAGAAAATCAAAAAAGATTAAATTCTGATTCAAGAAATCTTTTTCATGACGAATTTTAAGGCGATTTCTGCCCCAGCGACTCATTCCTCATTGCTACGGCTTCTGTGCGCATAAAATTCATGAGGAGATTTCCAGATCGCCTCACATTTTTCCCAAAGACGAGGCCGAATTATCGATACTGTTTATCCAAATTAACGCACTGTCAACTAGGTAAACTATTCCAGAGAGTGTGTTCATGATTAAGACACTATAGAAATCATTCCGATATCCAGTTCTACGGAGCATTGATGGATCGCTTCCGGTCGGTAGATGGAACTAGGACACACGCGAGTAATCGCCCGCCACCTCGATGAACTGAGCCACCGAATGATTAAGTGTTTTTATAAATTTACACTATGCACCGCTCTCCTTCTCACTGGATTAGGTGCGTTTTGTGAACATAGTGCCGCTTCCGATATCAGAAAAACTCCACTGGTACGCGCTATCGAACGTGCTAAAACCTCTGTGGTGAACATCCACAGCGAAAAAACAGCTCGTACCGATGACTCGCTCTTCGGCTCTGGAAAAAGCCGAAAAGTCAATGGAATGGGAACGGGAATTGTCGTCGACCCCAGAGGCTATATTGTCACGAATCATCACGTTGTGGATGGTGTCGATTCGTTACGTGTGACAATGATAGATGGCGGCACGTTTAACGCCCGAGTCATTTCTTCAAACCAAAGCGAAGATCTTGCGATCATCAAGATCAATCCCACGAAAAAATTGACTGTAATGCCACCAGGAACTTCCTCAGATCTGATGTTGGGAGAAACCGTCATTGCTGTCGGGAATGCTTTTGGCTACGAACATACCGTCACTTCCGGAATCATCAGTTCGCTCTCGCGTGATGTTGAAGTGAATGAAAAACAATCATACAAAAATCTGATCCAGACCGATGCCAGTATCAACCCGGGAAACAGTGGTGGACCGCTCCTGAATCTTGATGGTGAGGTCGTCGGCATCAATGTCGCCATTCGCGCTGGTGCACAACGAATCGGTTTCGCGATTCCCATCGATGATGCTCGAAAAATTATTGCCAACCTGATTAGTACCGAATTGATCGACCACACTTATCACGGAATTCAAGCCAAAGATGTTAAGCAGGGTGACAAGCAGATGCTTGTACTCAAGCAACCGCTGAAAAACAGTCCTGCTGAAAAATCAGGTTTGCAAAAAGATGACATCGTCATGAAAGCAGGCTCTGTAAACGTGGTCGACCGTGCCGATCTGGAACGGGCTTTAATGGGCCACAAAGTGGGTGACACCATCGACCTGTTGATTCGACGTAAAGAAAAAACTCAAACCGTTCAAATCACTCTGGTAGACGTTGGAAATGTTGTTCGTACGACTCCCGTAAGTGCTCCCATTGTTCGCGCTCAAAATACAGAAGTTTCGACTGACCCTACCATCAACAAAACATGGGAACTGCTTGGCATTCGAATCTCTAAAGTCCCTGAAACACAAAAACATCTGCTAAATCCTCGCTACGAAGGGGGGATGTTGATCGAAGAAGTTCGTCCTAAAAGTCCTGCCGCTATCAACGGCATGCGAAGAGGCGACATTCTCGTTGGACTGCACATCTGGGAGACCGTCAATCTGAGTAATGTTTCCTACGTACTAAGCAACTCAAAGCTAGCCAGCTTTAGTCCGCTTAAGTTTTACATTCTCCGGAAAAATGAAACATTGTACGGTCATTTACCACTGAATCTCACTAGTTCCCACTAAATGAGATTCTTGGCTTCATCTACCTTTATACGATTATCAAGCTCGGCGCTATGATCTAAACATCTGCCGGGCTTTTTTGTATTAAGTCAGAGTAGTTCTTGAAAATTTACTCAGATCACAAACCTCTGACATTCAGACTCTCGCTGTAGATTATATAATCCTGGTATAATAACACTTTGTTAGTGATCCTTTTCAGATAAATAGTCTACTAGAAACAATTCAAACGCTTAACATGACTCCTCCATTTCACGAATTTGACCTGATTCAATGGATTCGTGAGCAGTGCCCCGATTCACAAACGGATCTTCTGGGCATTGGTGATGACACCGCGATCCTTCAACCACTCAAAGATCGCGAGCTACTACTGGCAACAGACATGCTGATGGAAGGGACTCACTTCACGCTTCCACCCGCTACTCCTGAACTGGCAGGTCGTAAAGCGTTAGCCGTGAATCTGAGCGATCTCGCAGCGATGGGGGGTAAACCACATTCGGCACTTGTCAGTCTGGCGTTACCCCAATCAAAAGGACCAGAATTCGCTAAGGCCGTGATGCAGGGGATGATTGATCTGGCACAAGAGTTTCAAGTACAGCTCATTGGTGGTGATACAAACAGCTGGCAGGGACCGCTCGTTATTAATGTCGCAATTATTGGAACCGCGCTACAAGCACAATCAGTAACACGTTCAGGGAGTACTCCCGGCGATTGGATTTTTGTAACCGGCAAGTTAGGTGGCAGCATCCATTCGCATCATCTCACATTTACCCCCAGAGTGGATGAGGCAAACCGGCTCAGTCAATCCGTGACCATCAAATCGATGATTGATATTAGCGATGGCCTGGCCTCTGATCTGTTCCATATTCTGGACGAATCTAAAGTTGGTGCCCAAATTAATGCAGCAGAGATTCCCATTAGCAACAGAGTTACCCTGGATCATCCACAGACCTCTCGGTTGCAACATGCTTTGTCGGATGGAGAAGATTTTGAGCTACTGTTTACCGTTTCGCCGGAAGACGGAAAACGACTTGTAAGTCAAAATCCGTTACAAATTAAGCTGACACATATCGGTGAAATTACTCAAGAGCAGGGCGCCGTTCTCCATCACGCAGATGGTTCTCGAACTTCGCTCAAACGGACTGGCTGGGAACATTCGCTATCAGGTCAAAAGCGAAATGATTAATATTCGCGTCTCTGGCGTGATGAAGGAATATTCATCGCTTTACGATATTTCGTCACGGTTCTGCGAGCGAGATTATAGCCTTCCTTAGACAGTGCCTCCACAAGGGCATCATCGCTGAGTGGCTTATTTTTGTCTTCCGCGTCGATAATCTCTTTCATCTTCAAGCGGATAATTCCCCAGGCAACGTCTTCTCCATCCGACGTCTTTGTGCCTCCGCCAAAGAACCGCTTGAGTGGATAGAGTCCACGTGGAGTCTGAATCCATTTGTCGTCGACAGCTCTGGAAACGGTCGTTACATGGACGCCGACCACATCTGCAATTTGCTGCATCTTTAAAGGAACAATGTGCTCAGGACCATTATCCAGAAACTCTGTCTGAAAGTCGACGATCGCTTGTGCCACACGTTTCAAAGTACTATGACGCTGTTCAATGGCTTCGATCAACCATTTGGCAGAATCAATTTTTTTCTTAATGTATTCTTTGGTCTGATCGTCTGCGTTGTTACGCAATAAATTTTGAAAATAGCGGCTAATTCTTAGTGGTGGCGTGTATTCATTCTCCACTTCGACAACATATTTCCCGTTTTCATCGCGTTTGACAAAGACATCAGGTGTGACCTTCAAAACGGGTTCCGATTCAAAGCCACGCCCGGGGAAAGGATCAAGATAACGCAAATACGACATCGCGTTCTTGATGGTATCGATTGAATAGCCTGTTTTGCGTTGAATCACGGGAAGACGGTTCTGCCCCAGGTCATCCAGATGAGAAGAAATCAATGTGACCAGCACTTCTCGAAATGGTGCATCCGGTTTCAACTGGAGCAGCAAACATTCCTTCAGATCTCTGGCTCCCACGCCAGGAGGATCACATTT
The Gimesia aquarii DNA segment above includes these coding regions:
- a CDS encoding carbon storage regulator, giving the protein MLVLSRKTNESIQIGNNIHVTVLETRKGAVRIGISAPPEVPISRPECAKQTVTQETALHDGTRENSQFSLSFCGTIS
- a CDS encoding Na/Pi cotransporter family protein; amino-acid sequence: MSTTLIGGLGIFLLGMKYMSQGLQSIAGASLRRLIGAVTNNRLLATIVGFLVTVLVQSSSVTTVMTVGFVNSGLMSLTQAIGVIMGANVGTTVTGWILVLKIGKYGLPMLGVAAFVYLFTKHEKVRYTALAVMGVGMVFFGLQLMKEACKFLKDMPEFQDWFLHFTANTYVGLYQCMLVGCILTILVQSSSATLGITISLAATGLIPFETAAALVLGENIGTTVTALLASLGTTTNARRAAYFHVLFNISGVIWISTIFFWYVKFIPWLIDADVTKAVMVNGQASYPGSVKAIAATHSVFNILNTLVFLPFAGKIAKLLTRIVKDQPEEISHLTSLDIRILETPVLAIEQSRGEVIKMGEICDEMAQILNRILSREKPDPEEVEKLFQDEKELDRMQDEITHYITHLLSMDLPQEIISNGRCQLRMADEYESISDYLERIAKFRLKLNKQGRVFDQAHNDSLLDLLNMVEKQLTHVTKAYIEDNADVVAATVQSGEEIKRKVKTLQREHLDYLSAEKVDPYINVSYTSTLNALRRVRDHVVNLAEAMAGEK
- a CDS encoding acyl-CoA dehydrogenase family protein, whose protein sequence is MSDDYLNQIKPERFAAEFDALLKTVSDYAHRPETEHLWPDESWEVLKQAGVLGWNIPLQFGGADFSAIEMTYGYASLAEACLTTTFVLTQFNAACQRINWSEDHDVKARVFNELATGAKFATVGISHLTTSRQHLSKPTVVAKQTATGWLLDGFVPWVTGAVHADYIVTGGVCEDGTQILGLVSTGLQGVEVQPAIEMLSMTGSQTGPVKLNEVEIPAEHLIAGPVENVMKRPDGQGGAGSLTTSALALGVARRTIIKLKAEADKRPDLEEIYQPFNAECEVIFTDMFGALNSGTLNGSISEKIRERSNSLVLRASQALLAAVKGAGFVKGHPAERAIREAMFFLVWSCPQPVVHANMKEFACVLD
- a CDS encoding tetratricopeptide repeat protein; translation: MLRKRELYAALLIVLTVVILDFEVVYGLEEPKIFSKTKIVTSKGAEIKTGTGTIHQVSPGEVLVVTQSNKEWLWIPLLGGWIKETDVKAPDVLIQLLDQSIQAAPTADRYQLRGIAYQALQQYEKALADFNASLSLESDNAHLYVNRGNIWRLQNKPAEALQDLNRAIKLEPSRANAFHIRGLVYFYNQEIKKAIQDFSAAIRIRPQMISALNARGIAYRELNQLDSALQDFNQAIKANSFVSEVFSNRASVWEQKKQFESAIKDYKRAIELNPSSAIAHNDLAWLYVTCDDSRFRDSTAAVLHSQKACELTEFGDANLLDTLATAYLENQQTDKAVEFLKKAIEKAPDDQKNIIKKKLEKIKKD
- a CDS encoding trypsin-like peptidase domain-containing protein; this encodes MELGHTRVIARHLDELSHRMIKCFYKFTLCTALLLTGLGAFCEHSAASDIRKTPLVRAIERAKTSVVNIHSEKTARTDDSLFGSGKSRKVNGMGTGIVVDPRGYIVTNHHVVDGVDSLRVTMIDGGTFNARVISSNQSEDLAIIKINPTKKLTVMPPGTSSDLMLGETVIAVGNAFGYEHTVTSGIISSLSRDVEVNEKQSYKNLIQTDASINPGNSGGPLLNLDGEVVGINVAIRAGAQRIGFAIPIDDARKIIANLISTELIDHTYHGIQAKDVKQGDKQMLVLKQPLKNSPAEKSGLQKDDIVMKAGSVNVVDRADLERALMGHKVGDTIDLLIRRKEKTQTVQITLVDVGNVVRTTPVSAPIVRAQNTEVSTDPTINKTWELLGIRISKVPETQKHLLNPRYEGGMLIEEVRPKSPAAINGMRRGDILVGLHIWETVNLSNVSYVLSNSKLASFSPLKFYILRKNETLYGHLPLNLTSSH
- the thiL gene encoding thiamine-phosphate kinase, which gives rise to MTPPFHEFDLIQWIREQCPDSQTDLLGIGDDTAILQPLKDRELLLATDMLMEGTHFTLPPATPELAGRKALAVNLSDLAAMGGKPHSALVSLALPQSKGPEFAKAVMQGMIDLAQEFQVQLIGGDTNSWQGPLVINVAIIGTALQAQSVTRSGSTPGDWIFVTGKLGGSIHSHHLTFTPRVDEANRLSQSVTIKSMIDISDGLASDLFHILDESKVGAQINAAEIPISNRVTLDHPQTSRLQHALSDGEDFELLFTVSPEDGKRLVSQNPLQIKLTHIGEITQEQGAVLHHADGSRTSLKRTGWEHSLSGQKRND
- the rpoN gene encoding RNA polymerase factor sigma-54 — its product is MHLNISQQMKLGQQMKLAPRMIQSMEILQLPLQALEERIDQELEENVCLERESNNESTPDTESELLRDQANSESNGHEIDEKEIIAGSEQNNESDFERLLEMAEQWPEDNVTSATKPSANRISDDMERSNDAVANISERQQTINEYLVEQFHFFNCSPEVREFGEYLIQNLDHNGRLQSSLPEIVQVYEKKISQEDAEAALRLIQKCDPPGVGARDLKECLLLQLKPDAPFREVLVTLISSHLDDLGQNRLPVIQRKTGYSIDTIKNAMSYLRYLDPFPGRGFESEPVLKVTPDVFVKRDENGKYVVEVENEYTPPLRISRYFQNLLRNNADDQTKEYIKKKIDSAKWLIEAIEQRHSTLKRVAQAIVDFQTEFLDNGPEHIVPLKMQQIADVVGVHVTTVSRAVDDKWIQTPRGLYPLKRFFGGGTKTSDGEDVAWGIIRLKMKEIIDAEDKNKPLSDDALVEALSKEGYNLARRTVTKYRKAMNIPSSRQRREY